The following nucleotide sequence is from Gemmatimonadota bacterium.
GATGCATCCGATATTATGAAAACCGCGAATCTACGAATCAGCGAATCTACGAATCTACGAATCTACGAATCTACGAATCAGCGAATCTACGAATCTACAAATCAATGAAATAGGTAATGTACATGAAAGCCGTCATTGCGGCATGGTGTTAGCCGCAATCCAGAGGTTTTGGTGGTTGGGCGGGATTCGTCTATTCGTCTATTCGTCTATTCGCGCTTTTCTCGTCTATTCGTCTATTCGTCTATTCGTCTATTCGTTCAGGACCGATAAGAGGAATTGGCCGTAGCTGTTTTGGGCCATGGTTTGTGCGAGTTGTTCGAGTTGTGCGGCGTCGATGTATCCCCGGCGATAGGCGATTTCTTCGATGCACGCAATTTTGAGGCCCTGGCGTTCCTGTATTGCCTGGACAAATCCCGATGCCTGGTGAAGCGATTCAAATGTGCCAGTGTCGAGCCAGCAATACCCGCGGCCGAGGAGTTCGACTTCGAGTTGCTGGCGTTTGAGATATTCTTCGTTTACATCGGTGATTTCGTATTCTCCACGCGCCGAAGGTGTGAGGTTGCGGGCGATGTCAACGACCTGGTTGTCGTAAAAGTAGAGGCCGGGCACGGCGTAGCGCGATTTGGGGTGTTCGGGTTTTTCTTCTATGCCGATGACGCGGCCTTCGTCATCAAATTCGATGACGCCATATCGCTCGGGGTCGGTTACTGCATATCCAAAGATGAGTCCGCCTTCGGTGAGTTGTCCGGCTCGATCTAATATTGCGCCGAGGCCATGGCCGTAGAAGATGTTGTCGCCAAAGATTAAGCAAACAGGGTCGGTGTCTATAAAATCGCTTCCGA
It contains:
- the rfbA gene encoding glucose-1-phosphate thymidylyltransferase RfbA, coding for MKGILLAGGAGTRLYPITRVVSKQLQPVYDKPMIYYPLSVLMLAGIRDILIISTPHDLPLYRRLFNNGSYLGLNITYAEQPRPEGVAQSFVIGSDFIDTDPVCLIFGDNIFYGHGLGAILDRAGQLTEGGLIFGYAVTDPERYGVIEFDDEGRVIGIEEKPEHPKSRYAVPGLYFYDNQVVDIARNLTPSARGEYEITDVNEEYLKRQQLEVELLGRGYCWLDTGTFESLHQASGFVQAIQERQGLKIACIEEIAYRRGYIDAAQLEQLAQTMAQNSYGQFLLSVLNE